Below is a genomic region from Leptospira stimsonii.
TTTTAATGCCCATTTGATCAATGTAAGGATTATTTTTTCTGAATGACAAATACCCTACTATCAAATCGTCTTTTTTTATTTTTAAACCAGCAGAAAAATCAGTTTCGATTACTTCTCGATTTTCATCTTCCAAAAAATTCGTTTTCAATTTCTCGCGGTCAATAAAGTCAATACCCCAAACAGTTTTTTTAGCATAGAATATATATAACAGCCCCTCCTTTATCGGATATCCATTTAATAAATCACTGTTTAATTCAGAAAATTGAATTTGAAAAAGAAAAGATAATGGTTTACCGTTCAAAGTCGGCCATATAAAATTGATTGGCAAGTGAGGCTTTCCTCCCATCTTAGAGAACCGAGGTTCTTTTGTGCGCATTAGAAGTTTCTTAAGTTCTGAAAATGAGACCCCATTTGAATTAAATGATTCACTTGTCATATCCTCTCCTTCCAAATTGAACTTCTTCGGAATCTTCTTTTATAGTTTCAAAGTTATTTTGATTAAGTGCGATTGCTTTTACAAAAACTCTATTTTCGATCAGATAACTATTTGTTCGCACCCCCTCCGCCAAATACATATTTGATCTTAGACCCGGAGAAATAAACCGTCCAGCATTGCATGAGATCAAAAGAAGAACTAAAGCTTGTATAAATATTCTTAAACATGAATGCATAGAAAAGCCTCGACTTAGATCCCGAGACTTAAAAACGCTAACTTTCATTTCAGGCCGTTATTTTTATTCTAACTTTCCCTAAAGCTTTTCTATTTCTATTCAATGCTGAGTATAAAAATTCTACAGCATCAGATCGAAGGCTACGATCTCTCCATATAAA
It encodes:
- a CDS encoding DUF1963 domain-containing protein; the encoded protein is MTSESFNSNGVSFSELKKLLMRTKEPRFSKMGGKPHLPINFIWPTLNGKPLSFLFQIQFSELNSDLLNGYPIKEGLLYIFYAKKTVWGIDFIDREKLKTNFLEDENREVIETDFSAGLKIKKDDLIVGYLSFRKNNPYIDQMGIKISEFDVNNSSPISIPENLLEAYEWIIEKSRR